A region from the Corynebacterium halotolerans YIM 70093 = DSM 44683 genome encodes:
- a CDS encoding zf-HC2 domain-containing protein, with protein sequence MLDHDQVQAALSARLDGEPSGLPDDVVDAHVAGCGECRAFWERSLTLNHTLSLAGMQDSQREELTAPDLSETILAGVEPEWRRSANVRFIGLSVSRVLLVLIGVAYVVWSVRLLGATGGLTAVGSDGATLAPDADPQRAQLLAEGAAFRLALAFGLFTAAWKPRLVVGMLPVVGALWTFMFGFTIRDVIVGTAGGGQVVGLVLLLVTALAMGWVWLTDHGYLQLRSAWRELGARPNRLA encoded by the coding sequence GTGCTTGACCACGATCAGGTGCAGGCGGCGCTGTCGGCCCGGCTCGACGGGGAACCCTCCGGTCTGCCGGACGACGTCGTCGACGCGCACGTCGCCGGCTGCGGGGAATGCCGTGCCTTCTGGGAGCGCTCGCTCACGCTCAACCACACGCTCAGCCTCGCCGGGATGCAGGACTCGCAGCGGGAGGAGCTGACCGCTCCGGATCTGTCGGAGACGATCCTCGCCGGGGTGGAGCCGGAGTGGCGGCGCAGCGCCAACGTCCGCTTCATCGGGCTGTCGGTCTCCCGCGTCCTGCTCGTCCTGATCGGCGTCGCCTATGTCGTGTGGTCGGTGCGGCTTCTCGGGGCCACGGGCGGTCTGACGGCCGTCGGCTCCGACGGCGCGACCCTGGCCCCGGACGCCGATCCGCAGCGGGCCCAGCTGCTGGCCGAAGGTGCCGCCTTCCGACTCGCGCTGGCGTTCGGCCTGTTCACCGCGGCGTGGAAGCCCCGCCTGGTCGTCGGCATGCTGCCGGTCGTCGGTGCGTTGTGGACGTTCATGTTCGGCTTCACCATCCGCGACGTGATCGTCGGGACGGCGGGCGGTGGCCAGGTCGTGGGCCTGGTGCTGTTGCTGGTGACCGCGCTGGCCATGGGGTGGGTCTGGTTGACCGACCATGGTTACCTGCAGCTGCGTTCGGCGTGGCGGGAACTCGGCGCCCGACCCAACCGACTGGCGTGA
- a CDS encoding DoxX family protein, protein MDKPAVRDAALLILRAVLGIVFVAHGWDKFFLRGLTETTGQFSAWGVPQPKLSAYLTATAELVGGALLVVGLLTTFVAGALALLMLAAAYFVHLDNGFFMSTGGFEYPLVMITALLMIVVFGAGRASLDGVLSRA, encoded by the coding sequence ATGGATAAACCGGCGGTGAGGGATGCAGCGCTGCTGATTCTGCGTGCCGTGCTCGGTATCGTCTTCGTCGCCCACGGCTGGGACAAATTCTTCCTGCGTGGGCTGACGGAGACCACCGGGCAGTTCAGCGCCTGGGGGGTACCGCAGCCGAAGCTCTCGGCCTACCTGACCGCCACCGCGGAGCTGGTCGGCGGGGCATTGCTCGTCGTCGGGCTGCTCACCACCTTCGTCGCCGGTGCCCTGGCCCTGCTCATGCTGGCCGCCGCCTACTTCGTCCACTTGGACAACGGCTTTTTCATGTCCACCGGTGGTTTCGAGTACCCGTTGGTGATGATCACGGCCCTGCTCATGATCGTGGTGTTCGGGGCGGGCCGTGCCAGCCTGGACGGGGTGTTGTCCCGTGCTTGA
- the glpR gene encoding gephyrin-like molybdotransferase receptor GlpR: MSGSLIIVLIIVVWLFVLAPLLLRGQKPIRKAGEAFDDTRVVYEGGSGGVPARRRPRLRPGDVRHPGDDDDDYEVVAADLEDTDVHAELDELDDDVLIDDGREGTRRRGLFARRGGEEETVDEVVDGDIVHELEPARTATATATAVSALEEDTITVRAEVDDRDEPEEDQVAVDELVAEDAYDYDDSYVSPRDMLYPDSDESLGEAIDEDELGGGRAVSRRLDELPDDDLSEEEIEFAERRRGRGGWDPVADAEHSLSRYQRRQRTLLGLGVAVVVTAVLGFVLGGWFWFAPALAIALTVAYLAALRSQVRQEQALRSRRIRQLRRARLGVRQVGDDSRDLTVPGRLRRPGAVVLELDDESPDFTDLPTATAPFIDRPDNGVVEYRGRGRGHGRGHYGDVDLRRAG, from the coding sequence GTGTCCGGCAGCCTGATCATTGTCCTGATCATCGTGGTGTGGCTCTTCGTGCTCGCACCGCTGCTCCTGCGTGGCCAGAAGCCGATCCGCAAGGCCGGCGAGGCGTTCGACGACACCCGCGTCGTCTACGAGGGTGGCAGCGGCGGCGTCCCCGCCCGCCGACGTCCGCGGCTGCGGCCCGGCGACGTCCGGCACCCGGGCGACGATGACGACGACTACGAGGTCGTCGCCGCCGACCTCGAGGACACCGACGTCCACGCCGAGCTCGACGAACTCGACGATGACGTCCTGATCGACGACGGCCGCGAGGGCACCCGACGGCGCGGACTGTTCGCCCGCCGCGGGGGAGAAGAGGAGACCGTCGACGAGGTGGTCGACGGCGACATCGTCCACGAGCTCGAACCGGCCCGCACGGCGACTGCCACCGCCACCGCTGTTTCCGCCCTGGAGGAGGACACCATCACCGTGAGAGCGGAGGTCGACGACCGCGACGAGCCGGAGGAGGACCAGGTGGCCGTCGACGAGCTGGTGGCCGAGGACGCCTACGACTACGACGACTCCTACGTCTCCCCACGGGACATGCTGTACCCGGATTCGGATGAGAGCCTCGGCGAGGCCATCGACGAGGATGAACTCGGCGGTGGTCGCGCGGTCTCCCGCCGTCTCGACGAACTACCCGATGACGACCTCAGCGAGGAGGAGATCGAGTTCGCCGAGCGCCGTCGTGGACGCGGTGGCTGGGATCCGGTCGCCGACGCCGAGCACTCCCTGTCCCGCTACCAGCGCCGCCAGCGCACGCTCCTCGGCCTCGGCGTGGCCGTCGTGGTCACCGCCGTGCTCGGCTTCGTGCTCGGCGGCTGGTTCTGGTTCGCCCCGGCCCTGGCCATCGCGCTGACCGTCGCCTACCTGGCGGCCCTGCGCAGCCAGGTCCGCCAGGAGCAGGCCCTGCGTTCCCGCCGGATCCGCCAGCTGCGCCGCGCCCGGCTCGGTGTGCGCCAGGTCGGCGACGACAGCCGGGACCTGACCGTTCCCGGCCGCCTGCGCCGCCCCGGTGCCGTGGTCCTGGAGCTCGACGACGAGTCCCCGGACTTCACCGACCTGCCCACCGCCACCGCACCGTTCATCGACCGCCCCGACAACGGGGTGGTCGAATACCGTGGCCGCGGCCGCGGCCACGGTCGCGGACACTACGGGGACGTCGACCTGCGCCGCGCGGGCTAA
- a CDS encoding dolichyl-phosphate-mannose--protein mannosyltransferase: MLAPVPPAPRPFRWTRADTVSTLVIAVLAFFTRFVGLTSAVSSGTPVFDEKHYVPQAWDMVRSQVNPLIGGIESNPGYGLVVHPPLGKQLIAYGEMIFGYTPLGWRVMVALFGSLTVVFTMALARRISHSWQVATFAGVLAVFDGVLLVSSRFGMLDIFQVFFIVAAAWALARDHQQVRERFHHAWVNGLMGVSAFGPRLGFRWWRFTAGVLLGLALGVKWSGLYYIAFFGLMSVFLDLALRRRYGVRRYVTGTLVRDTLPALGSLVVVPALLYLWAWRAWFASETSVYRHAATDGTIAPDSWLNLLPDTVAGWLHYHLSVLEFHASLTTSAGHSHPWDSKPWSWLVGARPILYFSSTELECGAETCRRMIFLFGTPAIWWVTVPALLWGLWCLLIRRDRRFLIPLVAFTAGFLPWLVGYDRQMYFFYAAALAPFTICLIALALGQLTGAGRPVPRLWLRRLAGGPVPWGTLLVIVYLALVVAMFCYWSPILYGYMIPDSVYHSIMWLPSWT; encoded by the coding sequence GTGCTGGCCCCGGTCCCGCCGGCGCCGCGTCCCTTCCGCTGGACGCGTGCCGACACGGTGAGCACGCTGGTCATCGCCGTCCTCGCCTTCTTCACCCGCTTCGTGGGGCTGACCAGCGCGGTGTCCTCCGGCACCCCGGTCTTCGATGAGAAGCACTACGTGCCGCAGGCCTGGGACATGGTCCGTTCGCAGGTCAACCCCTTGATCGGTGGGATTGAATCGAACCCCGGTTACGGGCTGGTGGTCCATCCGCCGCTGGGCAAGCAGTTGATCGCCTACGGCGAGATGATCTTCGGCTACACCCCGCTGGGCTGGCGGGTGATGGTCGCGCTGTTCGGGTCGCTGACGGTGGTGTTCACGATGGCGCTGGCGCGACGGATCTCCCATTCCTGGCAGGTGGCCACCTTCGCGGGGGTGCTCGCCGTGTTCGACGGTGTGCTGCTGGTCAGCTCCCGGTTCGGCATGCTCGACATCTTCCAGGTGTTCTTCATCGTGGCCGCCGCCTGGGCCCTGGCCCGCGACCATCAGCAGGTCCGCGAGCGGTTCCACCACGCGTGGGTCAACGGACTGATGGGCGTCAGCGCCTTCGGTCCGCGTCTGGGATTCCGGTGGTGGCGTTTCACCGCCGGTGTTCTCCTCGGGCTCGCCCTGGGGGTGAAGTGGTCGGGGCTGTACTACATCGCCTTCTTCGGGTTGATGAGCGTGTTCCTGGACCTGGCGCTGCGGCGGCGCTACGGGGTGCGCCGGTACGTCACCGGCACGCTGGTGCGCGACACGCTCCCGGCACTCGGCTCGCTGGTGGTGGTCCCGGCGCTGCTCTACCTGTGGGCGTGGCGGGCGTGGTTCGCCTCCGAGACCTCCGTGTACCGGCACGCGGCCACCGACGGCACCATCGCCCCGGACTCCTGGCTGAACCTGCTGCCCGACACGGTTGCCGGGTGGCTGCACTATCACCTGTCGGTGCTGGAGTTCCACGCCTCGTTGACCACCTCCGCGGGCCATTCCCACCCCTGGGACTCCAAGCCCTGGTCCTGGCTGGTGGGCGCCCGCCCCATCCTGTACTTCTCCTCCACGGAGCTGGAGTGCGGGGCGGAGACCTGCCGCCGGATGATCTTCCTCTTCGGCACCCCGGCGATCTGGTGGGTGACGGTGCCCGCCCTGCTGTGGGGGCTGTGGTGCCTGCTCATCCGCCGCGACCGCCGCTTCCTCATCCCGCTCGTGGCCTTCACCGCCGGTTTCCTGCCCTGGCTGGTCGGCTACGACCGGCAGATGTACTTCTTCTACGCCGCCGCCCTGGCCCCCTTCACCATCTGCCTCATCGCGCTGGCGCTGGGGCAGCTCACGGGGGCCGGCAGGCCGGTGCCCCGGCTGTGGCTGCGCCGGCTGGCGGGTGGCCCCGTGCCGTGGGGGACGTTGCTGGTGATCGTCTACCTGGCCCTGGTCGTGGCGATGTTCTGCTACTGGTCGCCGATTCTCTACGGCTACATGATCCCTGACAGCGTCTACCACTCGATCATGTGGCTGCCCAGCTGGACGTGA
- a CDS encoding methylated-DNA--[protein]-cysteine S-methyltransferase, giving the protein MPTTAPVLSWTTVPTPIGPLLLVGSGSGLLRVGFECEDLSEVLGSLEQATGMTTVESPQRLADAAGQVTEFFAGTRRDFDLPLDRRLSAGFRSEVQTGLVGITYGTTCTYKELAQRLDRPGAVRAVGTACATNPLPIVLPCHRVLRSDGGLGGYRGGLTAKQWLLDMEEDRR; this is encoded by the coding sequence GTGCCCACCACCGCACCCGTTCTGTCCTGGACCACCGTGCCCACCCCCATCGGCCCACTGCTGCTCGTCGGCAGCGGGAGCGGCCTGCTGCGCGTGGGCTTCGAGTGCGAGGATCTCTCCGAGGTCCTCGGCTCCCTCGAGCAGGCCACCGGCATGACAACGGTGGAGTCCCCGCAGCGGCTGGCCGACGCCGCCGGCCAGGTCACCGAATTCTTCGCCGGAACCCGCCGCGACTTCGACCTGCCCCTGGACCGGCGCCTGTCCGCCGGTTTCCGGTCCGAGGTGCAGACCGGGTTGGTCGGCATCACCTACGGCACCACCTGCACCTACAAGGAACTCGCCCAGCGACTGGACCGGCCCGGAGCCGTGCGGGCGGTCGGTACCGCGTGCGCGACCAATCCCCTGCCCATCGTGCTGCCCTGCCACCGGGTACTGCGCAGCGACGGCGGACTGGGCGGCTACCGGGGCGGCCTGACCGCCAAGCAGTGGCTGCTCGACATGGAGGAGGACAGGCGGTGA
- the rsmI gene encoding 16S rRNA (cytidine(1402)-2'-O)-methyltransferase, whose amino-acid sequence MSTPDSATPLPRGVILAATPLGNIDDASPRLRQALAGADIVAAEDTRRVRSLASALGVGIRGRVLSNFDHNEEGRARQLINAARSGTVVVVTDAGMPLVSDPGFSLVDAAHDAGVPVTCFPGPSAVPTALALSGLPVGRFLFDGFAPRKAGARREWLESLRTEERAACFFESPHRLAETLAEAAEILGPDRRAAVCRELTKMYEEVRRDTLPELAEWAAAGVRGEITVVLEGGSADDVNVASLVPVVEALVADGMRLKDACKQIAAGRGVSNRELYEAVLAAR is encoded by the coding sequence ATGTCAACGCCCGATTCCGCCACCCCACTGCCACGCGGGGTCATCCTCGCCGCCACCCCGCTCGGCAACATCGACGACGCCTCCCCGCGCCTGCGGCAGGCCCTCGCCGGAGCCGACATTGTCGCCGCCGAGGACACCCGGCGTGTGCGCTCCCTGGCGAGTGCCCTCGGCGTCGGGATCCGCGGGCGGGTGCTGTCCAATTTCGACCACAACGAGGAGGGCCGGGCCCGGCAGCTTATCAACGCCGCACGCAGCGGCACCGTCGTCGTGGTCACCGACGCCGGCATGCCGCTGGTCTCCGACCCGGGCTTCTCCCTGGTCGATGCCGCCCACGACGCGGGGGTGCCCGTCACCTGTTTCCCCGGGCCCTCGGCCGTGCCCACCGCGCTGGCGCTGTCCGGGTTGCCGGTCGGCCGCTTCCTCTTCGACGGTTTCGCCCCGCGCAAGGCCGGGGCGCGCCGGGAGTGGCTGGAGTCCCTGCGCACCGAGGAGCGCGCCGCCTGCTTCTTCGAGTCCCCGCACCGGCTCGCCGAGACGCTGGCGGAGGCCGCGGAGATCCTCGGCCCGGATCGGCGGGCGGCGGTGTGCCGCGAACTGACGAAGATGTACGAGGAGGTTCGCCGCGACACCCTGCCGGAGCTGGCGGAGTGGGCGGCCGCCGGTGTCAGGGGCGAGATCACCGTCGTCCTCGAGGGCGGTTCCGCCGATGACGTCAACGTCGCCTCGCTGGTGCCCGTGGTCGAGGCACTCGTCGCCGACGGCATGCGGCTCAAGGATGCCTGCAAACAGATCGCCGCCGGTAGGGGAGTGTCGAACCGGGAGCTCTATGAGGCGGTGCTGGCCGCGCGGTAA
- a CDS encoding GNAT family N-acetyltransferase, with protein sequence MFDPFGRAERQLRHPDTGPRDPVHPGWPEVTPTVMLPDGGRLLLRPLLRRDGRDWRQLRLLDEEFLRPVEPTAPTSWEDSHSVAAWRSNLMGLGDAARRGQIVPFVIELGGRFVGQVTLGNIQHGSVSDCWIGYWVHSAAMGRGVATAACALGTDHAFRRVGLHRVTATYLPSNPASGRVLQANGFREEGLMRRNLHIDGQWRDHVFVAQTAEDHPDTCVARLRRQGRLRS encoded by the coding sequence ATGTTCGATCCCTTCGGCCGTGCCGAACGCCAGCTGCGCCACCCGGACACCGGCCCGCGCGATCCCGTCCACCCCGGCTGGCCGGAGGTGACCCCGACCGTCATGCTGCCCGACGGTGGCCGCCTGCTCCTGCGCCCGCTCCTGCGTCGCGACGGCCGCGACTGGCGGCAGCTGCGGCTGCTCGACGAGGAGTTCCTGCGGCCGGTGGAACCCACCGCGCCGACCAGCTGGGAGGACTCCCACTCCGTCGCGGCGTGGCGCTCCAATCTGATGGGGCTCGGGGACGCCGCCCGCCGCGGGCAGATCGTCCCCTTCGTCATCGAGCTGGGCGGCCGGTTCGTCGGTCAGGTCACGCTCGGCAACATCCAGCACGGCAGTGTGTCCGACTGCTGGATCGGCTACTGGGTCCACTCGGCGGCGATGGGCCGGGGCGTGGCCACCGCCGCGTGTGCCCTGGGAACCGACCACGCCTTCCGCCGCGTCGGCCTCCACCGGGTGACCGCGACCTACCTTCCCTCCAACCCCGCCTCGGGACGGGTGCTGCAGGCCAACGGTTTCCGCGAGGAGGGGCTCATGCGCCGCAATCTGCACATCGACGGCCAGTGGCGCGACCATGTCTTCGTGGCCCAGACCGCCGAGGACCACCCGGACACCTGTGTGGCCCGCCTGCGGCGTCAGGGGCGCCTTCGCAGCTGA
- a CDS encoding DNA-3-methyladenine glycosylase I: MTATEMEADNADDTGLVVGEDGLARPMWATADELMREYYDTEWGMPVRDETGLFERLSLEAFQSGLSWATVLRKRPAFREAFAGFDADAVATFDDGDTTRLLADARLIRNRRKIEATITNARATVRLREKGGLAGFIWSFRPDQTPTPRTIAEVPSRSPESVALSKALKKEGFTFVGPKTMFALMEAVGIVDTHLVDSHRRGSSGVWPG; encoded by the coding sequence ATGACCGCAACGGAGATGGAGGCGGACAACGCGGACGACACTGGGCTGGTGGTCGGCGAGGACGGGCTGGCGCGGCCGATGTGGGCGACCGCCGACGAACTGATGCGGGAGTACTACGACACCGAGTGGGGCATGCCGGTGCGTGACGAGACCGGCCTGTTCGAGCGGCTGAGTCTGGAGGCCTTCCAGTCGGGGCTGTCCTGGGCGACCGTGCTGCGCAAACGGCCGGCCTTCCGGGAGGCGTTCGCCGGCTTCGACGCGGACGCCGTCGCCACCTTCGACGACGGCGACACCACCCGGCTGCTGGCGGACGCCCGGCTCATCCGCAACCGCCGCAAGATCGAGGCCACCATCACCAACGCCCGCGCCACCGTCCGGCTGCGGGAGAAGGGTGGGTTGGCCGGGTTCATCTGGTCCTTCCGCCCCGACCAGACCCCCACCCCGCGCACCATCGCGGAAGTTCCGTCGCGCTCGCCGGAATCGGTGGCCCTGTCGAAGGCCCTGAAGAAGGAGGGCTTCACCTTCGTCGGACCCAAGACGATGTTCGCGCTGATGGAGGCCGTCGGCATCGTGGACACCCACCTGGTGGACTCCCACCGGCGCGGTTCCTCGGGGGTGTGGCCGGGTTGA
- the glp gene encoding gephyrin-like molybdotransferase Glp, which translates to MRSVEQQLALVTDAAVTPEPVRIAIADALGLMCAEEVQATRPLPGFPQAAIDGYAVRAVDVGGERGLGRRPERGGEEANAPAPTERSLPVVGEVAAGSQQPLRLQPKQAVRVHTGAPLPTLADAVLPLEWTDRGRKRVVAQRVVRSGEFVRRTGDDIQPGDIAVSAGTVLGPAQIGLLAAVGRSKVLVYPRPRMSVISVGHELVDIDREPGLGQVFDVNSYSLAAAGREADADVHRVGIALGEPRKLKEIIETQMARSEVIVISGAVGGAGSRTIRGVLSELGDIDTTRVAVHPGSVQGFGLLGEERIPVFLLPSNPVSALVTFEVFIRPLIRLSLGKRNANRRVVRARALNHVDSRRGRRGFVRARLMRDAQTHDYLVEGLGGATGAPAHLLAGLAEANAMIRVPEDVTEIRPGDVVDVMFLSQGS; encoded by the coding sequence GTGCGTTCCGTGGAACAGCAGCTGGCGCTGGTCACCGATGCCGCGGTCACTCCTGAACCGGTGCGCATCGCCATCGCCGACGCCCTCGGCCTGATGTGCGCCGAGGAGGTCCAGGCCACCCGCCCGTTACCCGGATTCCCGCAGGCCGCCATCGACGGCTATGCCGTCCGCGCCGTCGACGTCGGCGGTGAGCGCGGACTGGGGCGCCGGCCCGAGCGCGGGGGAGAGGAGGCGAACGCGCCGGCCCCGACCGAGCGTTCCCTGCCGGTCGTCGGTGAGGTCGCCGCCGGTTCCCAGCAGCCGCTGCGCCTCCAGCCGAAGCAGGCCGTGCGCGTCCACACCGGCGCGCCCCTGCCCACGCTCGCCGACGCCGTGCTCCCGCTCGAGTGGACCGACCGGGGCCGCAAGCGTGTCGTCGCCCAGCGCGTCGTGCGTTCCGGGGAGTTCGTCCGCCGCACCGGCGACGACATCCAGCCCGGCGACATCGCCGTCTCCGCCGGTACCGTCCTCGGCCCCGCCCAGATCGGCCTGCTCGCGGCCGTCGGCCGGTCCAAGGTGCTCGTCTACCCCCGTCCGCGCATGTCGGTGATCTCCGTCGGCCACGAACTCGTCGACATCGACCGCGAACCGGGCCTCGGCCAGGTCTTTGACGTCAACTCCTACTCCCTGGCCGCTGCGGGCCGGGAGGCCGACGCGGACGTCCACCGGGTCGGCATCGCCCTCGGTGAGCCCCGCAAGTTGAAGGAGATCATCGAGACCCAGATGGCCCGCAGCGAGGTCATCGTCATCTCCGGCGCAGTCGGGGGAGCGGGCTCCCGGACCATCCGCGGCGTGCTCTCCGAACTCGGCGACATCGACACCACGCGCGTGGCCGTGCACCCGGGCTCCGTCCAGGGCTTCGGGTTGCTGGGCGAGGAGCGCATCCCCGTCTTCCTCCTGCCGAGCAACCCCGTTTCGGCGTTGGTGACCTTCGAGGTGTTCATCCGCCCCCTGATCCGGCTCTCGCTGGGCAAGCGCAACGCCAACCGGCGCGTCGTCCGGGCGCGGGCGCTCAACCACGTCGATTCGCGGCGTGGGCGGCGTGGCTTCGTCCGCGCCCGCCTCATGCGCGACGCCCAGACCCACGACTACCTCGTCGAGGGCCTGGGCGGGGCGACCGGGGCGCCCGCGCACCTGCTGGCGGGCCTGGCCGAGGCCAACGCGATGATCCGCGTCCCAGAGGACGTCACCGAGATCCGTCCCGGCGACGTCGTCGACGTCATGTTCCTCTCGCAGGGATCCTGA
- a CDS encoding BCCT family transporter: protein MTTSEPGRGAADDRKPDESVEPVPEEARQPGKGQQSETSATEKLATMLSQPDVVEGQLERDDDTVILQSEAKDSPIQWAVVLPAAAIILAIVGWGLLAPESFSSFAAAGLNTVVTDFGWAFVLFSTVFVAFVLVVALSRFGTIKLGASDEAPEFRTISWIAMMFAAGMGIGLMFYGASEPLFFFRDGVPGYGTGDVSASMASAMFHWTLHPWALYAIVGLAIAYSTFRLGRKQLISSAFVPLIGEKRAEGWLGKLIDMLSIIATVFGTACSLGIGALQIGAGMDAAGIVEDPSMSVILGVVSVLTLAFILSALSGVGKGIQYISNFNIILAALLAIFVFILGPTVAVLDLIPGSIGAYMSQFFEMASRTGSSGGEETAAWLGSWTIFYWAWWTSWTPFVGMFLARISRGRSIREFLLGVLLIPSGVSTVWFAIMGGTAITLEREGHSIYGDGNAEEQLFAMLHELPGGYIAGIAAMVLLATFFITSADSASTVMGSLSQSGRSDANPWVSATWGVLTAAVGMTMLVTGGDDVLNNLQNVTITVTAPFLIILICLMVAIVKDLRNDVIYLDYRSQQEFAVKLARERRLHDKHLEQEERRARRQAVRARTTRGSRK from the coding sequence ATGACTACTTCAGAACCGGGACGCGGTGCAGCCGACGACCGGAAACCCGATGAGTCCGTCGAACCGGTGCCCGAGGAGGCCCGGCAGCCCGGGAAGGGCCAGCAGTCCGAGACCTCGGCGACCGAGAAGCTCGCCACCATGCTCTCCCAGCCCGATGTCGTCGAGGGGCAGCTCGAACGAGACGACGACACGGTCATCCTCCAGTCCGAGGCCAAGGACAGCCCCATCCAGTGGGCCGTGGTCCTCCCGGCGGCCGCGATCATCCTCGCGATCGTCGGCTGGGGGCTGCTGGCGCCGGAGTCCTTCTCCTCGTTCGCGGCGGCGGGCCTGAATACGGTCGTCACCGATTTCGGTTGGGCGTTCGTGCTGTTCAGTACCGTGTTCGTCGCCTTCGTCCTGGTCGTGGCGCTGAGCCGATTCGGCACGATCAAACTCGGTGCGTCGGATGAGGCCCCGGAGTTCCGCACGATCTCGTGGATCGCGATGATGTTCGCCGCCGGTATGGGCATCGGCCTGATGTTCTACGGCGCCTCCGAGCCGCTGTTCTTCTTCCGCGACGGGGTGCCGGGATACGGCACCGGTGACGTGAGTGCGTCCATGGCCTCGGCGATGTTCCACTGGACGCTGCACCCGTGGGCGCTGTACGCCATCGTCGGCCTGGCGATCGCGTACTCGACCTTCCGCCTCGGCCGCAAGCAGCTGATCAGCTCCGCCTTCGTGCCGCTGATCGGGGAGAAGCGGGCCGAGGGGTGGCTGGGCAAGCTCATCGACATGCTGTCGATCATCGCCACCGTCTTCGGCACCGCCTGCTCCCTGGGCATCGGCGCCCTGCAGATCGGCGCGGGCATGGACGCCGCGGGCATCGTCGAGGATCCGAGCATGAGCGTCATCCTCGGCGTCGTCTCCGTGCTCACCCTCGCCTTCATCCTCTCCGCACTGTCGGGTGTCGGCAAGGGTATCCAGTACATCTCCAACTTCAACATCATCCTCGCGGCGCTGCTGGCGATCTTCGTCTTCATCCTCGGCCCCACCGTGGCTGTTCTCGACCTTATTCCAGGGTCGATCGGTGCGTACATGTCCCAGTTCTTCGAGATGGCCTCCCGCACCGGGAGCAGCGGGGGCGAGGAGACCGCCGCCTGGCTGGGCAGCTGGACCATCTTCTACTGGGCCTGGTGGACCTCCTGGACCCCGTTCGTCGGAATGTTCCTGGCACGTATCTCCCGCGGCCGCTCCATCCGCGAATTCCTGCTCGGCGTCCTGCTGATCCCCTCCGGCGTGTCCACCGTCTGGTTCGCGATCATGGGCGGCACCGCCATCACCCTCGAGCGGGAGGGGCACTCCATCTACGGCGACGGGAATGCGGAGGAGCAGCTGTTCGCGATGCTGCACGAACTTCCGGGCGGCTACATCGCCGGCATCGCCGCGATGGTCCTGCTGGCCACGTTCTTCATCACCTCGGCGGATTCCGCGTCCACGGTGATGGGATCGCTGTCCCAGAGCGGGCGCTCCGACGCCAACCCGTGGGTCTCGGCCACCTGGGGCGTACTCACCGCGGCCGTCGGCATGACGATGCTGGTCACGGGCGGCGATGACGTGCTGAACAACCTCCAGAACGTCACCATCACCGTTACGGCGCCGTTCCTCATCATCCTCATCTGTCTGATGGTCGCCATCGTCAAGGATCTGCGCAATGACGTCATCTACCTCGACTACCGTTCCCAGCAGGAGTTCGCGGTGAAGCTGGCCCGTGAACGCCGTCTGCACGACAAGCACCTGGAGCAGGAGGAGCGCAGGGCCCGCCGGCAGGCGGTCCGGGCGCGAACCACCCGAGGGTCCCGAAAATGA